The Achromobacter deleyi genome has a window encoding:
- the ppk2 gene encoding polyphosphate kinase 2 translates to MMADKKQEKKTGPAEQSALSNKQYESELARLHVELVKLQGWVVKTGAKVCVVFEGRDGAGKGGTIKAITQRVSPRVFRVVALTAPTEREKSQMYMQRYLPHLPAAGEVVIFDRSWYNRAGVERVMGFCTEAQTDIFLKGVPLMERVMVDSGILLFKYWLEVSEEEQTRRLQARINDERKTWKLTKMDLDSYSRWYDYSRARDAMFRATDTAVAPWFVGRSDNKKQVRLNIISHLLESIPYKAIPRGKIKLPKRQKAKGYTEPDHPFRFVPEKF, encoded by the coding sequence ATGATGGCCGACAAGAAGCAAGAAAAGAAAACCGGTCCGGCAGAGCAGAGCGCCCTTTCCAACAAGCAGTATGAAAGCGAACTGGCTCGCCTGCATGTCGAACTGGTCAAGCTGCAGGGCTGGGTGGTGAAAACAGGCGCGAAGGTCTGCGTCGTCTTTGAAGGCCGCGACGGGGCTGGAAAAGGAGGAACGATCAAGGCCATCACGCAACGGGTGAGTCCGCGGGTTTTCCGCGTGGTGGCGCTCACCGCCCCAACCGAGCGCGAAAAATCGCAGATGTATATGCAGCGCTACCTGCCGCATCTGCCCGCGGCCGGGGAAGTCGTTATTTTCGACCGGAGCTGGTACAACCGGGCCGGCGTGGAACGGGTCATGGGGTTCTGCACGGAAGCGCAGACGGATATCTTCCTGAAAGGCGTGCCCCTGATGGAACGGGTAATGGTCGATTCCGGCATTCTCCTGTTCAAGTACTGGCTGGAAGTCAGCGAGGAAGAGCAGACCCGCAGGCTGCAGGCGCGCATCAACGACGAGCGGAAAACCTGGAAGCTCACCAAGATGGATCTTGATTCCTACAGCCGCTGGTACGACTACTCGCGCGCCCGGGACGCGATGTTCCGGGCAACCGACACGGCCGTGGCGCCGTGGTTCGTGGGGCGGTCCGACAACAAGAAGCAGGTGCGCCTCAATATCATCAGCCACCTTCTGGAGAGCATTCCGTACAAGGCCATTCCCCGCGGGAAAATCAAGCTTCCCAAGCGGCAAAAGGCCAAGGGCTATACCGAGCCCGACCATCCGTTCCGGTTCGTGCCCGAAAAATTCTGA
- a CDS encoding RNA-binding protein: MAALLINHVEDSTSDDDIRAFLLKYGFPSLDRIQRVPSDGNRPAVLITFNSATEAELHTLLPRIHQVFWKNHTITALVMRAPIE, translated from the coding sequence ATGGCTGCTCTGCTGATCAATCACGTGGAAGACAGCACTTCCGACGATGACATCCGGGCGTTTCTGCTCAAGTATGGCTTTCCCTCGCTCGATCGCATCCAACGTGTGCCGAGCGACGGGAACCGCCCTGCCGTGCTGATTACGTTCAATTCAGCAACCGAGGCTGAGCTGCATACCTTGCTGCCGCGGATACATCAGGTGTTCTGGAAGAACCACACGATTACCGCCTTAGTCATGAGAGCGCCCATCGAATGA
- a CDS encoding SOS response-associated peptidase translates to MCSHYQTLKDAELLLKKFGVREKPAASEKYDMWPKYQGVFIRRPVEHDSGDEAVPEREATAGRWGLISAMTTADSLDKAGKLSTFNARSETAPKSFTFGNAWRHGQHCIIPADAIFEPDWRSGTAVSTRITRSDGAPLGIAGLWDRYRLATGQWQDSYTMLTINADDDPLFRDYHQAGKEKRMVVILPEGAYGEWLTATAGQSRDFLVAFPSDRLVAEPQLKQS, encoded by the coding sequence ATGTGCAGCCACTACCAGACGCTGAAAGACGCCGAACTGCTACTCAAGAAATTCGGCGTTCGGGAGAAACCCGCAGCTAGCGAAAAGTACGACATGTGGCCCAAGTATCAGGGTGTCTTCATTCGGCGCCCTGTAGAGCATGACTCGGGCGACGAGGCGGTACCTGAGCGCGAAGCCACTGCAGGCCGTTGGGGTCTCATCAGCGCGATGACGACTGCGGATAGCTTGGACAAGGCTGGCAAGCTCTCCACGTTCAACGCGCGTAGTGAGACTGCGCCCAAGTCTTTCACCTTCGGCAACGCATGGCGACATGGGCAGCACTGCATCATCCCGGCTGATGCCATCTTCGAGCCTGACTGGAGATCCGGCACGGCAGTGTCCACCCGGATCACCCGTTCCGACGGTGCGCCGCTGGGCATCGCCGGCCTGTGGGATCGCTACCGACTTGCGACCGGCCAGTGGCAGGACAGCTACACCATGCTGACCATCAACGCGGACGATGATCCGCTGTTCAGGGACTATCACCAGGCCGGGAAGGAAAAGCGGATGGTCGTGATCCTGCCAGAGGGTGCTTATGGCGAATGGCTGACGGCCACGGCCGGGCAGAGCCGGGACTTCCTGGTCGCCTTCCCCTCCGACCGGCTCGTCGCCGAGCCGCAACTCAAGCAGTCTTAG
- a CDS encoding TonB-dependent copper receptor yields MCKKQEFLRMTCLAAAMAASFPAWSQSAADGVATLDPVVIMGVAPSAPLTFTTDPKIPRQPLPASDGTDYLKTIPGFSAIRNGGTNGDPVLRGMFGSRLNILTNGTSMPGACPARMDAPSSYISPENFDQLTVIKGPQTVLWGPGASAGTIRFDRDTPRFTEAGVRFDGSLVGGSFGRNDQTADLTIGNEKVYTRVTANHSHSQDYKDGDGNTVPSRWDKWNADVALGFTPDADTLYELTAGTGDGEARYAGRGMDGSQFKRESFGLRFEKRNIGTVLNKVEAQLYYNYADHVMDNFTLRAPDRMSAMPMAMAADVDRATWGGRFASTWDLSQDLSLVTGLDFQQSRHRSRSGTDTASYRSQPWVKDADFSNTGLFGELTWRAGPDSRVIGGARVDWASAKDFRQTAGGMMMPMPNPTANERRSDTLPSGFLRYEKDLASLPATVYIGLGHVERFPDYWELFSPDNGPAGSVNAFQGVKPEKTTQLDFGAQYKTETLDAWFSGYAGYVDDFILFNYTSGGMMGPSSQASNVDARIFGGELGASYAVSPAWKLGATLAYAWGQNRSDGRAMPQIPPLEAKLSAAYDDGTWSAGALWRIVAPQKRYALNEGNVVGKDFGPSAGFGVFSINGGYVVNKQVRLSLGVDNLFNKTYSEHLNLAGNAGFGYAANTGVNEPGRSVWARVSVKY; encoded by the coding sequence ATGTGCAAGAAACAGGAATTCCTACGCATGACCTGCCTGGCAGCCGCAATGGCCGCCTCGTTCCCCGCCTGGTCGCAAAGCGCCGCCGATGGCGTCGCCACGCTGGACCCGGTCGTGATCATGGGTGTGGCGCCCAGCGCGCCGCTGACATTCACGACGGACCCGAAGATTCCCCGCCAGCCGCTGCCGGCCAGCGACGGCACGGACTACCTCAAGACGATTCCCGGCTTTTCGGCGATACGCAACGGCGGCACCAATGGCGACCCGGTGCTGCGCGGCATGTTTGGCTCGCGCCTGAACATCCTGACCAACGGCACGTCCATGCCCGGCGCCTGCCCGGCGCGCATGGACGCGCCCAGCTCCTATATTTCTCCGGAGAACTTTGACCAGCTCACCGTTATCAAGGGCCCGCAGACCGTGCTGTGGGGCCCGGGCGCATCCGCGGGCACGATCCGGTTCGACCGCGACACGCCCCGGTTTACCGAGGCCGGCGTTCGTTTCGACGGCAGCCTGGTGGGCGGATCGTTCGGCCGCAACGACCAGACGGCGGACCTGACCATAGGTAATGAAAAGGTCTACACCCGCGTCACCGCCAACCATTCCCACTCCCAGGACTACAAGGATGGAGACGGCAACACCGTGCCCTCGCGTTGGGACAAGTGGAATGCCGACGTCGCGCTGGGCTTCACGCCGGACGCCGACACGCTGTATGAACTGACCGCCGGCACGGGGGACGGCGAGGCGCGCTATGCCGGGCGCGGCATGGACGGCTCGCAGTTCAAGCGCGAGAGCTTTGGCCTGCGCTTTGAAAAACGCAACATCGGCACGGTGCTGAACAAGGTCGAAGCGCAGCTCTACTACAACTACGCCGACCACGTGATGGATAACTTCACGCTGCGCGCGCCGGACCGCATGAGCGCCATGCCGATGGCCATGGCAGCCGATGTGGATCGCGCCACCTGGGGCGGGCGGTTTGCCAGCACCTGGGACCTGTCCCAGGACCTCAGCCTGGTCACCGGGCTGGACTTCCAGCAGAGCCGCCACCGTTCCCGCAGCGGCACGGACACCGCGTCGTACCGCAGCCAGCCCTGGGTGAAGGACGCCGATTTCTCCAATACCGGGCTGTTTGGCGAGCTGACCTGGCGCGCGGGCCCGGACAGCCGCGTCATTGGCGGCGCGCGCGTGGACTGGGCATCCGCCAAGGACTTCCGCCAGACCGCCGGCGGCATGATGATGCCCATGCCCAATCCCACCGCGAACGAGCGCCGCAGCGATACGCTGCCCAGCGGCTTTCTGCGCTACGAAAAGGACCTGGCGTCACTGCCCGCCACCGTCTATATCGGGCTTGGCCATGTCGAGCGCTTCCCGGATTACTGGGAACTGTTTTCGCCGGACAACGGCCCCGCGGGTTCGGTCAACGCGTTCCAGGGCGTCAAACCCGAAAAAACCACGCAGCTGGATTTCGGCGCCCAGTACAAGACCGAGACCCTGGACGCGTGGTTCTCCGGCTACGCGGGCTATGTCGACGACTTCATCCTGTTCAACTACACGTCGGGCGGCATGATGGGACCGTCGTCCCAGGCCAGCAATGTAGACGCCAGAATATTCGGCGGCGAACTCGGCGCGTCCTACGCCGTCTCTCCGGCCTGGAAGCTGGGCGCCACGCTTGCCTATGCCTGGGGCCAGAATCGCAGCGACGGCCGCGCGATGCCGCAGATTCCGCCGCTGGAAGCCAAGCTCAGCGCGGCCTATGACGACGGCACCTGGTCGGCGGGGGCGCTATGGCGCATCGTCGCGCCGCAAAAACGCTATGCCCTGAATGAAGGCAACGTAGTCGGCAAGGATTTCGGCCCCAGCGCGGGCTTCGGGGTCTTTTCCATCAACGGGGGCTACGTGGTGAACAAGCAGGTCCGGCTGTCGCTGGGCGTGGACAACTTGTTCAACAAAACCTACAGCGAGCACCTGAACCTGGCGGGCAACGCCGGCTTCGGCTACGCCGCCAATACGGGCGTGAACGAACCGGGGCGCAGCGTGTGGGCGCGCGTGAGCGTCAAGTACTGA
- a CDS encoding DUF2946 family protein yields the protein MHTCATAGRRWVALLAAALFVFQALIASSAVAAPRAVAGNAGATTIICTASGPRVVTLDIEGAKQGAEQHSGALPHCCAAGCAMLGGATLPALWLLAWLLPAQAQPDAAPPAVITHFSSALARLPQQSRAPPFFA from the coding sequence ATGCACACATGCGCCACTGCTGGGAGACGATGGGTCGCGCTGCTCGCGGCGGCCCTGTTCGTCTTTCAGGCATTGATCGCATCCTCCGCCGTGGCGGCGCCTCGCGCCGTCGCCGGCAACGCGGGCGCCACCACCATCATCTGCACGGCGAGCGGCCCGCGCGTCGTCACGCTGGACATCGAAGGCGCAAAGCAGGGCGCGGAGCAGCACAGCGGCGCCTTGCCGCATTGCTGCGCGGCCGGCTGCGCCATGCTCGGGGGCGCCACGCTCCCCGCACTATGGCTGCTGGCCTGGCTGCTTCCCGCGCAGGCGCAACCCGACGCGGCGCCGCCCGCCGTCATCACCCATTTCTCCAGTGCGCTCGCGCGATTGCCGCAGCAATCGCGCGCTCCGCCTTTCTTCGCCTGA
- a CDS encoding PepSY-associated TM helix domain-containing protein produces MSTQILDTPAASARARSAGGSALLALITRLHFYIGLFVGPFILVAAVTGTLFVLTPQIENLLYAEQLRTASTGPFQPLASQVEAAQSRIGPGPRLFALRPAPGPGDTTRVMFTQPGLGDSESRALFVDPVTLEIKGDMIVYGTSGTLPFRTTLDYLHRNLMLGEVGRNYSELAASWLWLATLGGLVLWFAKRGRDNARLARSPRLRARRWHGLLGLWVGIGLLFLSATGLTWSSWAGARVDQLRAQLGWITPSVSMKLPGSAGPAAAGGEHAHHHGGMQEHAAMAPAPQSVAAGFDRVLDAARLGGIDSSQLEIRPPRAAGQAWLVREVDRSWPTQVDTIAVDPTTFAITSRADFDTFPLIAKLIRWGVDMHMGILFGWPNQLLMAAIGMALTAMIILGYRMWWLRRPAAGAAPQTLTHAWRELSWPGRILAAGAALALGWCLPVMGASLLVFVAVDVLRWRLGSPARSGN; encoded by the coding sequence ATGTCCACTCAAATCCTGGATACCCCCGCCGCGTCCGCGCGCGCGCGGTCCGCGGGCGGCAGCGCCTTGCTCGCCCTGATCACCCGGCTGCATTTCTACATCGGACTGTTCGTCGGCCCCTTCATCCTGGTCGCGGCGGTGACCGGCACGCTGTTCGTGCTGACGCCGCAAATCGAGAACCTGCTCTACGCCGAACAGCTGCGGACGGCCTCGACCGGCCCGTTCCAGCCGCTGGCCAGCCAGGTCGAGGCCGCGCAAAGCCGCATAGGCCCCGGACCGCGCCTGTTCGCGCTGCGGCCCGCGCCCGGGCCCGGCGACACCACCCGCGTGATGTTCACGCAACCCGGACTGGGCGACTCCGAAAGCCGCGCACTGTTCGTGGACCCCGTCACCCTGGAGATCAAGGGCGACATGATCGTCTACGGCACCAGCGGCACGCTGCCTTTCCGGACAACGCTGGACTATCTGCATCGCAACCTGATGCTGGGCGAAGTGGGCCGCAACTACAGTGAACTGGCCGCCTCCTGGCTCTGGCTGGCGACGCTGGGCGGGCTGGTGCTGTGGTTTGCCAAGCGCGGCCGGGACAATGCCCGCCTGGCGCGCAGCCCGCGCCTGCGCGCCAGGCGCTGGCACGGCTTGCTGGGGCTGTGGGTAGGCATCGGCCTGCTGTTCCTGTCCGCCACCGGACTGACCTGGTCCAGCTGGGCGGGCGCGCGCGTGGATCAGTTGCGGGCCCAACTGGGCTGGATCACGCCGTCGGTATCCATGAAACTTCCAGGATCGGCCGGCCCTGCGGCGGCCGGAGGCGAGCATGCCCATCACCATGGCGGCATGCAGGAGCACGCTGCCATGGCGCCGGCCCCGCAGAGCGTGGCGGCGGGCTTTGACCGCGTGCTCGATGCCGCCCGGCTGGGCGGCATCGACAGCAGCCAGCTCGAGATCCGGCCGCCTCGCGCGGCCGGTCAGGCCTGGCTGGTACGCGAGGTGGACCGTTCATGGCCCACGCAGGTCGATACCATCGCCGTCGACCCGACCACATTCGCCATTACCAGCCGGGCCGATTTCGACACGTTTCCGCTCATCGCCAAACTGATCCGCTGGGGCGTGGACATGCATATGGGCATCCTCTTCGGATGGCCCAACCAGCTGCTGATGGCCGCCATCGGCATGGCGCTGACGGCCATGATCATCCTGGGCTACCGGATGTGGTGGCTGCGCCGGCCGGCCGCCGGGGCTGCGCCGCAGACGCTCACGCACGCCTGGCGCGAACTGTCCTGGCCCGGCCGCATCCTGGCGGCGGGCGCGGCGCTGGCGCTGGGCTGGTGCCTGCCGGTGATGGGAGCAAGCCTGCTCGTCTTCGTGGCGGTGGACGTGTTGCGATGGCGCCTGGGCAGCCCCGCGCGCAGCGGCAATTGA
- a CDS encoding DUF2946 family protein: protein MRTGLSCPSPRYACAATIGRLLLLLLLVARAWVPVGYMPDANALKHGRLALGFCAAGGGSFTGLRALAGKSAHADPHHGHHGQGGQPAESGAGQECPFGLSAHQVLDLPPLLALAPVLLRWFAQAPPMADSPRPPMPAAGPPLGQRAPPRIPG from the coding sequence ATGCGCACCGGATTGTCCTGTCCATCCCCTCGCTATGCTTGCGCCGCCACGATAGGGCGGCTGTTGCTGCTGCTTTTGCTGGTGGCGCGCGCCTGGGTGCCCGTGGGCTACATGCCCGACGCGAACGCCCTCAAGCATGGCCGCCTGGCCCTGGGATTCTGCGCGGCCGGTGGAGGCTCGTTCACGGGCCTGCGCGCGTTGGCCGGCAAGTCCGCACATGCCGATCCGCATCACGGACATCATGGGCAGGGCGGCCAGCCCGCGGAAAGCGGCGCCGGGCAGGAGTGCCCCTTCGGGCTGAGCGCGCATCAGGTGCTGGACCTGCCGCCCTTGCTGGCGCTGGCGCCCGTGCTCCTGCGCTGGTTTGCCCAGGCGCCGCCGATGGCGGACAGCCCGCGTCCCCCCATGCCGGCCGCCGGCCCGCCGCTGGGGCAGCGCGCTCCGCCTCGAATCCCCGGATGA
- a CDS encoding NAD-dependent dehydratase encodes MKLLLVGATGLVGHHVLDMALADPRVDSLTAPTRRKLPVHEKLLAPVVDFEQLPEDADWWRVDAVICALGTTMRLAGTPAAFRRVDHDYPLAVAGLAQRAGAATYVLNSAIGADPSSRFFYNRTKGELERDLANQGFASLTFVRPGLIGGHREEFRPGERALTVALRLAGPVLPRRWRLNPAPAIARALLEAAVDPKPGVHVISAEQLA; translated from the coding sequence ATGAAACTGCTATTGGTGGGAGCAACCGGACTGGTCGGGCATCATGTTCTGGACATGGCGCTGGCCGACCCCAGGGTGGACTCGCTGACTGCGCCAACCCGCCGCAAACTGCCGGTGCATGAAAAATTGCTGGCGCCCGTCGTGGATTTCGAACAATTGCCCGAAGATGCCGACTGGTGGCGGGTTGATGCCGTCATTTGCGCGCTCGGCACCACGATGCGCCTGGCCGGCACGCCCGCGGCCTTCAGACGGGTGGATCATGACTATCCGCTGGCAGTCGCCGGGCTGGCCCAGCGCGCCGGCGCGGCCACCTATGTGCTGAATTCGGCGATCGGCGCCGATCCGTCCTCGCGCTTTTTCTACAACCGGACCAAGGGCGAACTGGAGCGGGATCTGGCCAACCAGGGATTTGCGTCGCTGACGTTCGTGCGACCAGGCCTCATCGGCGGCCACCGGGAGGAATTCCGTCCGGGCGAACGCGCATTGACCGTCGCGCTGAGGCTGGCCGGGCCCGTGCTGCCACGGCGCTGGCGGCTCAACCCCGCACCCGCGATCGCCAGGGCGCTGCTCGAGGCTGCCGTCGATCCGAAACCGGGCGTGCATGTGATCAGCGCCGAACAGCTGGCTTGA
- a CDS encoding LysR substrate-binding domain-containing protein, whose product MAHLDRVFRSNLKLRHLQLVVALDEFRHLGRTAEFLAVSQPAVSRMLVEVESMLGFTLFDRSVRGTEPTAAGESVVRFARGVLAQYERTRDEIDAAASGAAGKTRVGSMAVAMPVLLAQAVQALKARSARATVQIEEGDLTHLLPKLRLGELDLFVGRLEPGYAAPDLSTEALFEEPMVAVAGPASPVAGMAAPGWADLAALPCIMPPPWASLRVKLEQQFHRHGVQPSADLMETSSYLATLTFLGERGAVGFLAKSAAQSFERQGLCKILDLPLSLDLPPVGIITMREGRLSASSLQLMECLREAAQAARPTQE is encoded by the coding sequence ATGGCGCATCTGGACCGGGTCTTTCGCTCCAACCTCAAGCTACGGCACCTGCAACTGGTGGTCGCGCTGGATGAATTCCGCCACCTGGGCCGCACGGCCGAATTCCTGGCGGTCAGCCAGCCCGCCGTGTCGCGCATGCTGGTGGAAGTCGAATCCATGCTGGGCTTCACACTGTTCGACCGCTCCGTCCGCGGCACCGAACCCACGGCCGCGGGCGAATCGGTGGTGCGTTTCGCCCGCGGCGTGCTGGCGCAATACGAACGCACGCGGGATGAGATCGACGCGGCCGCGAGCGGGGCGGCCGGCAAGACGCGGGTGGGATCCATGGCGGTCGCCATGCCCGTGCTGCTGGCCCAAGCCGTCCAGGCGCTCAAGGCGCGTTCAGCGCGCGCCACGGTGCAGATCGAAGAAGGAGACCTGACCCACCTGTTGCCCAAGCTGCGCCTGGGCGAGCTGGACCTGTTTGTCGGGCGGCTGGAGCCGGGCTATGCGGCGCCCGATCTTTCGACCGAAGCCTTGTTCGAAGAACCCATGGTGGCCGTCGCCGGCCCCGCAAGCCCGGTCGCCGGCATGGCGGCGCCGGGATGGGCCGACCTGGCTGCCTTGCCTTGCATCATGCCGCCGCCGTGGGCGTCGCTGCGCGTAAAGCTTGAACAGCAATTCCACCGCCACGGGGTGCAGCCTTCCGCCGACCTGATGGAGACATCGTCCTATCTGGCCACGCTCACCTTCCTGGGGGAGCGCGGCGCGGTGGGTTTCCTGGCGAAGTCGGCCGCGCAAAGCTTTGAGCGCCAGGGCCTGTGCAAGATACTGGACCTGCCGCTGTCCCTGGACCTGCCGCCGGTGGGCATCATCACCATGCGGGAGGGCCGGCTGTCGGCCAGCAGTCTGCAGTTGATGGAATGCCTGCGCGAGGCCGCGCAGGCGGCACGCCCAACCCAGGAGTGA
- a CDS encoding tripartite tricarboxylate transporter substrate binding protein, translating to MKPTPTPDLQRRRLLAGAACAGVAGLLAPYAARAADYPLRPITFICPWPVGGTADQSMRALCQVASGVLGQSIVVENRAGASGMIGTKTLSQAQPDGYTIGQIPISVARFSQLGLLQLDPRNELTYLARTSGQTFGIAVLASSPFKTLKDVVAHAKAHPGQVTYGHAGIGGATHVGMEEFALAAGAQFNAIAYKGGSAALQDVLGGQIDLLADSSSWAPHVESGKLRLLATWGEARATRFKDAPTLKELGYDVVVEAPNGIGAPKGLDPAVERKLRDAFRAAVNSDAFKQVADRIDAPVMYLDGPDYKAYMASVYSQETALIARLKLKEMLQKG from the coding sequence ATGAAGCCCACCCCTACCCCTGATCTGCAGCGGCGCAGGCTGCTGGCCGGCGCCGCCTGCGCCGGCGTGGCCGGTTTGCTGGCGCCCTACGCGGCGCGCGCGGCCGACTATCCGCTGCGGCCCATCACTTTCATCTGTCCGTGGCCCGTCGGCGGCACGGCGGACCAGTCGATGCGGGCGCTGTGCCAGGTCGCCTCCGGCGTGCTGGGCCAGTCCATCGTCGTGGAGAACCGCGCAGGCGCCTCGGGCATGATCGGCACGAAGACGCTGTCGCAGGCTCAGCCCGATGGCTACACCATCGGCCAGATTCCGATATCGGTGGCGCGCTTTTCGCAACTGGGCCTGCTGCAGCTGGACCCCCGCAACGAGCTGACCTATCTTGCCCGCACCTCGGGCCAGACCTTTGGCATTGCGGTGCTGGCCAGCTCTCCGTTCAAGACGCTGAAGGATGTGGTCGCGCATGCCAAGGCCCATCCTGGCCAGGTGACCTATGGGCACGCCGGCATCGGCGGGGCGACGCATGTGGGCATGGAGGAATTCGCGCTGGCGGCCGGCGCACAGTTCAACGCGATTGCCTACAAGGGCGGCTCGGCCGCGCTCCAGGATGTGCTGGGCGGCCAGATCGACCTGCTGGCGGACTCCAGCTCGTGGGCGCCGCACGTCGAATCCGGCAAGCTGCGGCTGCTTGCCACGTGGGGCGAGGCGCGAGCAACGCGCTTCAAGGACGCGCCCACCTTGAAGGAGCTGGGTTACGACGTGGTGGTCGAGGCGCCCAATGGCATAGGCGCGCCCAAGGGGCTGGACCCCGCCGTCGAGCGCAAGCTGCGCGACGCCTTCCGCGCCGCGGTCAACAGCGATGCCTTCAAGCAGGTGGCCGACCGCATCGACGCGCCGGTGATGTACCTGGACGGCCCGGACTACAAGGCCTATATGGCCTCCGTCTACTCGCAGGAAACCGCGCTGATCGCGCGTCTCAAACTGAAAGAAATGCTCCAGAAAGGCTGA
- a CDS encoding UxaA family hydrolase: protein MNPNPLIRLHANDNVLIARQALAIGMPIPELGLRVRAQVPGGHKIAACRIPAGTPVRKYDAIIGVAARDIEPGDHVHAHNLDLVDFERDPAFCQDLRPVVLLPQAERATFQGYLRADGRAGTRNFIGILASVNCSATVIHHIAEHFTPERLAAFPHVDGVAAFAQTSGCGMSSPSEHFDVLRRTLAGYARHPNLAGVLIVGLGCERNQVASLVESQDLTLDSRVRTLVMQDSGGTRATIAAGIRAIEEMLPQANAARRVPLPAGHLKIGLECGGSDGFSAITANPALGAAMDILVRHGGTAILSETPEIHGVEYMLTRRAVTPEVGQKLLDRLAWWEKYTAGHNAQFNGVVGHGNQQGGLANIFEKSLGSAMKGGTTPLQAVYEYAEPIDRSGLVFMDSPGYDPVAVTGQIASGANLICFTTGRGSMFGSKPAPTLKLASNSAMYARLEEDMDINCGAVLDGELDIAQMGQRIFEHILRAASGEPTKSEALGLGNHEFVPWHLGIVS from the coding sequence GTGAACCCCAACCCCTTGATCCGGCTGCACGCCAACGACAATGTGCTGATCGCCAGGCAGGCCCTGGCCATCGGCATGCCCATCCCGGAGCTGGGATTGCGCGTGCGCGCCCAGGTGCCCGGCGGCCACAAGATTGCCGCCTGTCGCATCCCGGCGGGCACGCCGGTGCGCAAGTACGACGCCATCATCGGCGTGGCGGCCCGCGACATCGAGCCCGGCGACCATGTGCACGCGCACAATCTGGATCTGGTCGACTTCGAGCGCGACCCCGCGTTCTGCCAGGACTTGCGGCCCGTGGTGTTGTTGCCGCAGGCCGAGCGCGCCACATTCCAGGGCTATCTGCGCGCCGACGGCCGGGCAGGCACCCGCAATTTCATCGGCATCCTGGCCTCGGTGAATTGCTCCGCGACGGTCATCCACCATATCGCGGAGCACTTCACGCCCGAACGCCTTGCCGCCTTTCCCCATGTGGACGGCGTGGCGGCGTTTGCGCAGACGAGCGGCTGCGGGATGTCTTCGCCCAGCGAGCATTTTGACGTGCTGCGCCGCACGCTGGCGGGCTATGCGCGGCATCCAAACCTGGCGGGCGTGCTGATCGTGGGCCTGGGCTGCGAACGCAATCAGGTCGCCTCGCTGGTGGAGTCCCAGGACCTGACCCTGGACTCGCGGGTACGGACGCTGGTCATGCAGGACAGCGGCGGCACGCGCGCAACCATTGCCGCGGGCATCCGCGCCATCGAGGAGATGCTGCCGCAGGCCAACGCCGCGCGGCGCGTTCCCTTGCCGGCCGGCCACCTCAAGATAGGCCTGGAGTGCGGCGGGTCGGACGGCTTTTCCGCCATCACGGCCAATCCGGCGCTGGGCGCGGCGATGGACATCCTGGTGCGCCATGGCGGCACGGCCATCCTGTCCGAAACGCCCGAGATCCACGGCGTGGAATACATGCTGACCCGCCGCGCCGTCACCCCGGAAGTTGGCCAGAAGCTGCTGGACCGCCTGGCATGGTGGGAAAAATACACGGCCGGCCACAACGCGCAATTCAATGGCGTGGTCGGCCATGGCAACCAGCAAGGCGGCCTGGCCAACATCTTTGAAAAGTCCCTGGGTTCCGCCATGAAGGGCGGCACCACGCCGCTGCAGGCCGTGTACGAATACGCCGAGCCCATCGACCGTTCCGGACTGGTCTTCATGGATTCGCCGGGCTATGACCCGGTGGCCGTCACCGGCCAGATCGCCAGCGGCGCCAACCTGATCTGCTTTACCACCGGCCGCGGTTCCATGTTCGGGTCCAAGCCGGCGCCCACGCTCAAGCTGGCCAGCAACAGCGCCATGTACGCCCGCCTGGAGGAAGACATGGACATCAATTGCGGCGCGGTGCTGGATGGCGAACTGGACATCGCCCAGATGGGACAGCGCATCTTCGAGCACATCCTGCGCGCGGCCTCCGGCGAACCCACCAAGAGCGAAGCGCTGGGCCTGGGCAACCACGAGTTCGTGCCCTGGCATCTGGGCATTGTCAGCTGA